In a single window of the Buchnera aphidicola (Aphis gossypii) genome:
- the rsmD gene encoding 16S rRNA (guanine(966)-N(2))-methyltransferase RsmD, whose translation MYNSFLRKNGRVYIISGKLKGKKISFKNNLNIRPTTNRIREILFDWLAKDIKNSRCLDCFAGSGALGLEAISRHAEFVTLLEIEKKIVFSLIKNSKELNVSNIEIIHTNTLEWLKKTKKPYDIIFIDPPYNTKLIENTIILLEKRKWIKNKSIIYIETKKNQSLIIPHNFTLYKKKTTNNIAFYLYIYEKIKI comes from the coding sequence ATGTATAATTCTTTTTTAAGAAAAAATGGAAGAGTTTATATTATTTCAGGCAAGCTTAAGGGAAAGAAAATATCTTTTAAAAATAATTTAAATATACGTCCAACAACTAATCGAATTAGAGAAATACTATTTGATTGGCTTGCTAAAGATATTAAAAATTCTCGTTGTCTAGATTGTTTCGCAGGAAGTGGGGCATTAGGATTAGAAGCTATATCTCGACATGCTGAATTTGTTACTTTACTAGAAATAGAAAAAAAAATCGTATTTTCATTGATAAAAAACTCAAAAGAATTAAATGTATCTAACATAGAAATCATACATACGAACACCTTGGAGTGGTTAAAAAAAACGAAGAAACCATATGATATAATATTTATAGATCCACCATATAATACAAAATTAATAGAAAATACTATAATTTTACTAGAGAAAAGAAAATGGATAAAAAATAAGTCAATAATTTATATAGAAACTAAAAAAAATCAATCTTTAATCATACCACATAATTTTACTTTATATAAAAAAAAAACAACCAATAATATTGCATTCTATCTTTATATTTACGAAAAGATTAAAATTTAA
- the mnmE gene encoding tRNA uridine-5-carboxymethylaminomethyl(34) synthesis GTPase MnmE: MIRNDTIVAPVTYPGKSSVGILRVSGINAKEVAIKILGKIPKPRFATYTKFLNKNNKVLDQGISLWFPAPFSFTGEDVLELQGHGSPLLMDLLIKRILSIKHTRLAKPGEFCERAFLNGKIDLVQAEAIDDLINSETESMAKGALSSLEGSFSYYITNLVERLNKFRINIESSIDFSEEEIDFNFDDIILQHLKELDNQFLQIKKVIINKSVIREAKKIIIFGPPNAGKSSLLNVLSSRNRAIVTNIPGTTRDLLYEHVNINGFLCEIIDTAGLHNTKNEVEKIGINRAWDTLKTCDHVLFVIDKTIDIEIQKKISHDFIKKINSYNCCIQTTFVLNKNDLLKDEFDIKKIGDYYFISISAITGQGLDILKKHLVKVEKNKEKEGLFVARRRHLHQIELSYVEFLKAKKTWLNYKNIELLAESLRLINQLLGEITGSFSSNDLLSRIFSTFCIGK; this comes from the coding sequence ATGATACGAAATGATACTATTGTTGCTCCAGTTACTTACCCAGGTAAAAGCTCTGTTGGAATATTACGTGTTTCTGGAATAAATGCAAAAGAAGTTGCGATAAAAATTCTAGGTAAAATACCTAAACCAAGATTTGCAACGTACACAAAATTTTTAAATAAAAATAATAAAGTTTTAGATCAAGGAATATCTTTATGGTTTCCTGCTCCTTTCTCGTTTACAGGCGAAGACGTATTAGAATTGCAAGGACATGGCAGTCCGTTGCTAATGGACTTATTGATAAAAAGAATTTTATCTATTAAGCATACAAGATTAGCTAAACCAGGTGAATTTTGTGAGCGTGCTTTTTTAAATGGTAAAATTGATTTAGTTCAAGCTGAGGCTATAGATGATTTAATTAATTCTGAAACTGAATCTATGGCAAAAGGTGCATTAAGTTCTTTAGAGGGAAGTTTTTCATATTACATAACTAATCTAGTTGAAAGATTAAATAAATTTCGTATTAATATCGAGTCTAGTATAGATTTTTCAGAAGAAGAAATTGATTTTAATTTTGATGATATTATTCTTCAACATTTAAAAGAATTAGATAATCAATTTTTACAAATAAAAAAAGTGATTATAAACAAAAGCGTGATAAGAGAAGCGAAAAAAATTATAATTTTTGGGCCTCCTAATGCTGGAAAATCTAGTTTATTAAATGTTTTATCTTCGCGTAATCGAGCAATAGTCACGAATATTCCTGGTACAACACGCGACCTTCTTTATGAGCATGTAAATATTAATGGTTTTTTATGTGAAATAATTGATACAGCAGGTTTACATAATACTAAAAATGAAGTTGAAAAAATTGGTATTAATCGAGCCTGGGATACACTTAAAACATGTGATCATGTTTTATTTGTAATAGATAAGACAATAGATATTGAAATACAAAAGAAAATATCGCATGATTTTATTAAAAAAATTAATTCATATAATTGTTGCATACAAACAACTTTCGTTTTAAATAAAAATGATTTATTAAAAGATGAATTTGATATAAAAAAAATAGGAGATTATTACTTCATTAGTATTTCTGCTATTACAGGTCAAGGATTAGATATATTAAAGAAACATCTTGTAAAAGTAGAAAAAAATAAAGAAAAAGAAGGTTTATTTGTTGCTAGAAGACGTCATTTACATCAAATTGAATTATCTTATGTTGAGTTTCTAAAAGCAAAAAAAACATGGTTAAATTATAAAAATATTGAGTTATTAGCTGAATCATTGCGCTTAATAAATCAATTATTAGGAGAAATAACAGGTTCTTTTAGTTCGAATGATTTATTAAGTCGTATTTTTTCTACTTTTTGCATAGGAAAATAA
- the efp gene encoding elongation factor P, which produces MRVYQSNNFRVGCKIIFENQPCLIESSEFVKPGKGQAFVRVKLRKLLTNQLIEKTFKSTDSLEVADVSEYKLSYLYNDGNFWYFINNDTFEDLSVEKQIIGLNSKWLLEQDTCIITFWNNQPISITPNIFVELKVVDTEATLKSDTISTNTKLAKLSTGAVVKVPSFIQIGSLIKIDTRSGEYVARVK; this is translated from the coding sequence ATGAGAGTATATCAAAGCAATAATTTTCGTGTTGGTTGCAAAATTATTTTTGAAAATCAACCTTGTTTAATAGAATCCAGTGAATTTGTTAAACCTGGAAAAGGCCAAGCTTTTGTTCGTGTTAAATTAAGAAAATTGTTAACAAATCAACTGATAGAAAAAACATTTAAATCAACAGATTCATTAGAAGTAGCTGATGTTTCAGAATATAAATTATCTTATTTATATAATGATGGTAATTTTTGGTATTTTATTAATAATGACACTTTCGAAGATTTATCAGTGGAAAAACAAATTATCGGTTTAAATTCAAAATGGTTATTAGAGCAAGATACGTGCATTATTACTTTTTGGAATAACCAACCCATTTCTATTACACCTAATATTTTTGTAGAGTTAAAAGTAGTAGATACAGAAGCAACTTTAAAAAGTGATACTATAAGTACAAATACTAAATTAGCTAAATTAAGTACAGGAGCAGTTGTAAAAGTTCCATCATTTATACAAATTGGATCTTTAATTAAAATTGATACACGTTCGGGTGAGTATGTAGCTAGAGTTAAATAA
- the glmS gene encoding glutamine--fructose-6-phosphate transaminase (isomerizing), with the protein MCGIVAAVTQRNITNFLLESIQRLEYRGYDSSGLALINEYNKFIRVRSVGKVNKLIKKTKNKKLFGKIGLAHTRWATHGKVSEENTHPHISSHISIVHNGIIENSLQIKSFLEEKGYIFHSDTDTEVIAHLLHWEQKKAGKSLLEIINHSLTQLKGNYSMVIMDSKNSSKLIAVCSGSPLVIGLGIGENFIASDQIALLSVTKNFIYLKEGDIAIVKSEKIKIFNKKNSIAQRKIIKSDVQYEYIKKGKYKYYMEKEIYEQPKSIQNALKNRLKDNETIYFSELGLKEKNIFLHLEHIHIVACGTSYHAAMVAKHWFESLANIPCDVEVASEFTSRKLAVRKKSFFVTLSQSGETADTLKALRISKKLGYLGNLTICNMKSSSLVQESDNYLLTKAGVEIGVASTKSFTTQLTVLLMLVAKIINIKKKENNIEKKIVKVLTILPYRIEEILKKNKEIQNIAKKLHNAKNILFLGRSDQYPIAMEGALKLKEIAYIHAEAYPCGELKHGPLALIDKDIPIIITAPKNSLLEKTKKNIQEICTRGGLIYIFSDEEINLEKNITSLKVPYVEEIIAPIFYIIPLQLLAYYIALSKGTNIDQPRNLAKSVTVE; encoded by the coding sequence ATGTGTGGTATTGTTGCTGCAGTAACACAACGTAATATAACTAATTTTCTTCTTGAAAGTATTCAACGATTAGAATATAGAGGATATGATTCTTCTGGATTGGCTTTAATAAATGAATATAATAAGTTTATTCGAGTAAGATCTGTAGGTAAAGTAAACAAATTAATAAAAAAAACAAAAAATAAAAAATTATTTGGGAAAATTGGTCTTGCTCACACACGATGGGCAACTCACGGAAAAGTTTCAGAAGAAAATACACATCCACATATTTCCTCACACATTTCTATTGTTCATAATGGTATTATTGAAAATAGCTTGCAAATTAAATCTTTTTTAGAAGAAAAAGGTTATATATTTCATTCCGATACAGATACCGAAGTTATTGCGCATCTATTGCATTGGGAGCAAAAAAAAGCAGGTAAATCTCTTTTAGAAATTATTAATCATAGTTTAACACAATTAAAAGGGAATTATAGTATGGTGATTATGGATAGTAAAAACTCATCAAAATTAATAGCTGTATGTTCTGGGAGCCCATTAGTTATTGGATTAGGTATAGGAGAAAATTTTATCGCTTCAGATCAAATTGCCTTATTAAGTGTTACAAAAAATTTTATATATTTAAAAGAAGGAGATATTGCTATTGTAAAATCAGAAAAAATTAAAATTTTTAATAAAAAAAATTCTATAGCGCAAAGAAAAATAATTAAATCCGATGTTCAATATGAATATATAAAAAAAGGAAAATATAAATATTACATGGAAAAAGAAATATATGAACAACCAAAATCCATTCAAAATGCTCTGAAAAATCGTTTAAAAGATAATGAAACTATTTATTTTTCAGAATTAGGTTTGAAAGAAAAAAATATTTTTTTACATTTAGAACATATTCATATAGTTGCATGCGGAACTTCTTACCATGCTGCTATGGTTGCTAAACATTGGTTTGAATCATTAGCGAATATTCCATGTGACGTAGAAGTAGCTTCTGAATTTACCTCTAGAAAATTAGCAGTCAGAAAAAAAAGTTTTTTTGTTACTTTATCCCAATCAGGTGAAACAGCAGATACTTTAAAAGCTTTAAGAATATCTAAAAAATTAGGATATTTAGGAAATTTAACTATCTGCAATATGAAAAGTTCATCTTTAGTACAAGAATCTGATAATTATTTATTAACTAAAGCTGGAGTTGAAATAGGAGTTGCTTCTACAAAATCCTTTACTACACAACTAACTGTTTTATTAATGTTGGTAGCAAAAATAATAAACATTAAAAAAAAAGAAAATAATATTGAAAAAAAAATTGTAAAAGTTTTAACTATTTTACCATATAGAATTGAAGAAATTTTAAAAAAAAATAAAGAAATTCAAAATATAGCAAAGAAATTACATAATGCAAAAAACATTCTTTTTCTTGGAAGAAGTGACCAGTATCCAATAGCCATGGAAGGAGCATTAAAATTAAAAGAAATTGCTTATATTCATGCCGAAGCTTATCCGTGTGGAGAGTTAAAACATGGACCTCTTGCATTAATTGATAAAGATATACCTATTATTATTACAGCGCCAAAAAACTCGTTGCTTGAAAAAACAAAAAAAAATATCCAAGAAATATGCACAAGAGGTGGTTTAATTTATATTTTCTCTGATGAAGAAATAAATTTAGAAAAAAATATAACATCTTTAAAAGTTCCATATGTGGAAGAAATAATCGCGCCTATTTTTTATATAATTCCATTGCAATTACTTGCATATTATATTGCTTTAAGTAAAGGAACTAACATAGATCAACCAAGAAATCTTGCGAAATCTGTTACAGTAGAGTAA
- the rpoH gene encoding RNA polymerase sigma factor RpoH, producing the protein MANKVQILSVTSLGNLDAYIRIANLWPMLSIEEEKLLTRRLRYHGDLDAARTLILSHLRFVIHISRNYSGYGLLQADLIQEGNIGLMKAVRRFNPEIGVRLVSFAVHWIKSEIHEYVLRNWRIVKVATTKSQRKLFFNLRKSKNRLGWFNKEEIEIVARELGVTTADVREMESRMSAQDITFNPFPDDDLKDSKNSLNMHYLQDKTSDFAHGFEQDDWDEHATHKLSDALLGLDQRSRDIIKSRWLDKSKKNNTLQALANNYGISAERVRQLEKNAMKKLKIAIEN; encoded by the coding sequence ATGGCCAATAAAGTACAGATTTTGTCTGTTACATCATTAGGTAACTTAGATGCTTATATTAGAATAGCTAATTTATGGCCTATGTTATCTATTGAAGAAGAAAAATTATTAACTCGACGCTTACGTTATCACGGTGATTTAGATGCTGCTAGAACTTTAATTCTTTCTCATCTTCGGTTTGTCATTCACATTTCACGAAATTATTCAGGGTATGGTTTGCTTCAAGCTGATCTAATACAAGAGGGAAATATAGGTTTAATGAAAGCAGTTCGAAGATTTAATCCAGAAATTGGGGTTCGTTTAGTGTCTTTTGCAGTTCATTGGATTAAATCTGAAATACATGAATATGTGCTTAGAAATTGGCGAATTGTAAAAGTAGCAACTACAAAATCTCAAAGAAAATTATTTTTTAACTTAAGAAAAAGTAAAAATAGATTAGGTTGGTTTAATAAAGAAGAAATTGAAATAGTTGCTCGAGAATTAGGTGTAACTACAGCTGATGTTAGAGAAATGGAATCTCGTATGTCAGCTCAAGATATAACGTTTAATCCATTTCCAGATGATGATTTAAAAGATAGTAAGAATAGTTTAAATATGCATTATTTGCAAGATAAAACATCTGATTTTGCTCATGGATTTGAACAGGATGATTGGGATGAACATGCAACACATAAATTAAGTGATGCTTTGTTAGGTTTAGATCAACGTAGTCGTGATATTATTAAATCTAGATGGTTAGATAAAAGCAAAAAAAATAACACTTTACAAGCCTTGGCAAACAATTATGGTATTTCTGCAGAGCGTGTACGACAATTAGAGAAAAATGCTATGAAAAAATTAAAAATAGCTATAGAAAATTAG
- the ftsY gene encoding signal recognition particle-docking protein FtsY: MNDNKKNNLFSWINSKIIKRNKSDLNKNEINKKINTVVIKKQESKNNIKIDFFFKLKESLKKTKNFFNNRIIQIFSSKNIDQSLFEELEDTMILSDIGINTTEKIIKGLINDTNRRKLKNPKSVYFILKERMHLILKKVEIPLLISNKTPFVILVVGVNGTGKTTTALKLAKKYKLDGKSVMLAAADTFRAAAIDQLKTLGKTHDIPVIAQVSGADPAAVAFDALKSAISKKIDVLIIDTAGRLHNKQHLLEELKKIVRVVKKLNVSAPHEIVLVIDACNGQNTIRQTEMFNKSLNLTGLIITKLDGTAKGGVIFSLSDQFSIPIRYIGTGEKSTDLITFNSNNFINSIFDDIK; the protein is encoded by the coding sequence ATGAATGATAATAAAAAAAATAATTTATTCTCTTGGATTAATTCAAAAATCATTAAAAGAAATAAATCTGATTTAAATAAAAATGAAATAAATAAAAAAATTAATACTGTAGTTATTAAAAAACAAGAATCTAAAAATAATATAAAAATTGATTTTTTTTTTAAATTAAAAGAAAGTTTAAAAAAAACTAAAAATTTTTTTAATAATCGTATTATTCAGATTTTTAGTTCAAAAAATATAGATCAATCTTTATTTGAAGAATTAGAAGATACTATGATTTTATCTGATATTGGTATCAATACTACTGAAAAAATTATTAAAGGATTAATTAATGACACTAATCGTCGGAAATTAAAAAATCCAAAATCAGTATATTTTATTTTGAAAGAAAGAATGCACTTAATCTTAAAGAAAGTAGAAATACCTCTTTTAATTTCGAATAAAACGCCATTTGTTATATTAGTAGTTGGTGTAAATGGAACCGGGAAAACTACAACTGCTTTAAAATTAGCAAAAAAATATAAATTAGATGGAAAATCTGTAATGTTAGCGGCAGCTGATACATTTCGTGCTGCTGCGATAGATCAATTAAAAACATTAGGAAAAACACATGATATTCCAGTTATAGCTCAAGTTTCAGGGGCGGATCCAGCGGCAGTAGCATTTGATGCATTAAAATCTGCTATTTCTAAGAAAATTGATGTTTTAATCATTGATACAGCAGGAAGACTACATAACAAGCAACATTTATTAGAAGAGCTTAAAAAGATAGTTAGAGTTGTTAAGAAACTAAATGTATCTGCTCCACATGAAATAGTGCTAGTGATTGATGCTTGTAATGGTCAAAATACAATTAGACAGACTGAAATGTTTAATAAATCACTTAATTTAACTGGGTTAATTATTACTAAATTAGATGGCACAGCTAAAGGAGGAGTAATTTTTTCTTTATCAGATCAATTTTCTATTCCTATTCGTTATATTGGAACTGGTGAAAAATCAACTGATTTGATTACTTTCAATAGTAATAATTTTATTAATTCTATTTTTGATGATATAAAGTAA
- a CDS encoding DnaT-like ssDNA-binding domain-containing protein: MKILVSKNINLDLFCKNPINMINEAKNGVLSISKNKKILFYVVTPTVLKKIFDLEYNFEQEDISKEKKIKQKFSMHSKWTPDKDFLRKAALWGIILDKEVSSHELNAFISYWEAEGCFFYHVQWEQKLARSLQKVRSFNLLKKQKDITYIPVPDKKTPDGFRGN, translated from the coding sequence ATGAAAATTTTAGTATCTAAAAATATAAATCTAGATTTATTTTGTAAAAATCCTATTAATATGATAAATGAAGCTAAAAATGGAGTTCTATCTATATCAAAAAATAAAAAAATTCTTTTTTATGTTGTAACTCCAACAGTATTAAAAAAAATATTTGATCTTGAATACAATTTTGAACAAGAAGATATATCAAAAGAAAAAAAAATAAAACAAAAATTTTCTATGCATTCAAAATGGACTCCTGATAAAGACTTTCTTCGAAAAGCAGCGTTATGGGGTATAATATTAGATAAAGAAGTATCAAGTCACGAACTTAATGCTTTTATTTCTTATTGGGAAGCTGAAGGTTGTTTTTTTTATCACGTACAATGGGAGCAAAAATTAGCAAGAAGTCTACAGAAAGTGCGTTCTTTTAATTTGCTTAAAAAACAAAAAGATATTACTTATATACCAGTACCTGATAAAAAAACACCTGATGGATTTAGAGGGAACTAA
- the groL gene encoding chaperonin GroEL (60 kDa chaperone family; promotes refolding of misfolded polypeptides especially under stressful conditions; forms two stacked rings of heptamers to form a barrel-shaped 14mer; ends can be capped by GroES; misfolded proteins enter the barrel where they are refolded when GroES binds) codes for MGAKDVKFGNEARIKMLRGVNVLADAVKVTLGPKGRNVVLDKSFGAPSITKDGVSVAREIELEDKFENMGAQMVKEVASKANDAAGDGTTTATLLAQSIVNEGLKAVAAGMNPMDLKRGIDKAVISAVEELKNLSVPCSDSKAITQVGTISANADEKVGALIAEAMEKVGNDGVITVEEGTGLQNELEVVKGMQFDRGYLSPYFINKPETGIVELENPYILMADKKISNVREMLPILESVAKSGKPLLIISEDLEGEALATLVVNSMRGIVKVAAVKAPGFGDRRKAMLQDISILTGGSVISEELAMELEKSTLEDLGQAKRVVINKDTTTIIGGVGEKHAIQSRISQIRQEIQEATSDYDKEKLNERLAKLSGGVAVLKVGAATEVEMKEKKARVEDALHATRAAVEEGVVAGGGVALVRVAGKISSLRGQNEDQNVGIRVALRAMEAPLRQIVSNSGEEPSVVTNNVKDGKGNYGYNAATDEYGDMIDFGILDPTKVTRSALQYAASVAGLMITTECMVTDLPKDEKSSDTSASPAGGMGGMGGMM; via the coding sequence ATGGGTGCTAAAGATGTAAAATTTGGTAATGAAGCTCGAATTAAAATGCTTCGTGGGGTTAACGTATTAGCTGATGCAGTTAAAGTTACTTTAGGTCCAAAAGGTAGAAATGTAGTTTTAGATAAATCCTTTGGAGCTCCTAGTATTACGAAAGATGGTGTTTCAGTAGCTCGCGAAATCGAATTAGAAGATAAATTCGAAAATATGGGAGCTCAGATGGTAAAAGAAGTTGCATCCAAAGCGAATGATGCAGCTGGAGATGGAACTACAACAGCAACGTTGCTAGCGCAATCAATAGTTAATGAAGGTCTAAAAGCTGTTGCCGCTGGAATGAATCCTATGGATTTAAAACGAGGTATTGATAAAGCTGTAATTAGTGCTGTTGAAGAGCTTAAAAACTTATCGGTACCTTGCTCTGATTCTAAAGCAATTACACAAGTAGGTACTATTTCTGCTAATGCTGATGAAAAAGTTGGTGCTTTAATTGCTGAGGCTATGGAAAAAGTAGGTAATGATGGAGTTATTACAGTAGAAGAAGGAACAGGTTTACAAAACGAACTTGAAGTTGTTAAAGGTATGCAATTTGATCGAGGTTATTTATCGCCTTATTTTATTAATAAGCCAGAAACTGGAATTGTTGAATTAGAAAATCCATATATTTTAATGGCTGATAAAAAAATTTCTAATGTTCGAGAAATGCTTCCAATATTAGAATCTGTTGCAAAATCTGGAAAACCATTGTTAATTATTTCAGAAGATTTAGAAGGAGAAGCTTTAGCTACGTTAGTCGTCAATTCTATGCGTGGAATTGTGAAAGTTGCCGCTGTTAAAGCTCCTGGATTTGGTGATAGAAGAAAAGCAATGTTACAAGATATTTCGATTCTAACTGGAGGTTCTGTAATTTCAGAAGAACTAGCAATGGAATTAGAAAAATCTACTTTAGAAGATTTAGGACAAGCAAAACGTGTTGTAATTAATAAAGATACGACAACTATAATTGGTGGTGTTGGAGAAAAACATGCCATCCAAAGTCGTATTAGTCAAATTCGTCAAGAAATTCAAGAAGCTACTTCTGATTATGATAAAGAAAAGTTAAATGAGCGTTTAGCTAAGCTATCTGGTGGTGTTGCAGTACTGAAAGTTGGAGCTGCGACAGAAGTAGAAATGAAAGAGAAAAAAGCTCGTGTCGAAGATGCTTTACATGCAACTCGAGCTGCTGTAGAAGAAGGTGTTGTTGCTGGTGGTGGTGTTGCATTGGTACGTGTAGCTGGAAAAATATCTAGTTTACGCGGACAAAATGAAGATCAAAATGTTGGAATTAGAGTAGCTTTACGTGCAATGGAAGCTCCTTTACGTCAAATTGTTTCAAATTCAGGTGAAGAACCTTCTGTAGTAACTAATAATGTAAAAGACGGAAAAGGTAATTACGGTTATAATGCTGCGACTGATGAATATGGAGATATGATTGATTTTGGAATATTAGATCCTACTAAAGTTACAAGATCTGCTTTACAATATGCTGCATCTGTTGCTGGTTTAATGATTACAACAGAATGTATGGTAACAGATTTACCGAAAGATGAAAAATCTTCTGACACAAGCGCTTCTCCTGCCGGTGGAATGGGTGGAATGGGCGGAATGATGTAA
- the dnaC gene encoding DNA replication protein DnaC: protein MTFYTEFFKRLQRIMPNNIKPKFENDQDLLAWNQEQGRISSESILRQNKAMKMQRVLGRSGIRELYMNCSFENYKIEHEGQRKVLKAAKRYAEEFNENIASFIFSGRPGTGKNHLASAIGNYLILHGKSILIVTVADLMSNMKGTFSGSSNITEENLLHNLSSVDLLMIDEIGMQTESRYEKVIINQIVDRRSSSKRSTGMLSNLDHKGMKNLLGERVIDRMRLGNSLWLTFEWESYRQYVKGDEY, encoded by the coding sequence ATGACATTTTATACTGAATTTTTTAAACGTCTTCAACGCATTATGCCTAACAATATAAAACCTAAATTTGAAAATGATCAAGATTTACTAGCTTGGAATCAAGAACAAGGAAGAATATCTTCTGAATCAATATTACGTCAAAATAAAGCAATGAAAATGCAAAGAGTGTTAGGAAGATCTGGAATTCGTGAATTATATATGAATTGTTCATTTGAAAATTATAAAATTGAACATGAAGGGCAAAGAAAAGTACTTAAAGCAGCAAAACGTTACGCTGAAGAGTTTAATGAAAATATTGCAAGTTTTATTTTCTCAGGTCGACCTGGAACTGGTAAAAATCATTTAGCATCAGCTATAGGAAACTATTTAATTTTACATGGAAAAAGTATTTTAATAGTAACGGTAGCCGATTTAATGTCCAATATGAAAGGTACATTTAGCGGATCTAGCAATATCACTGAAGAAAATTTATTACATAATCTAAGTAGTGTTGATTTATTAATGATTGATGAAATTGGAATGCAAACTGAGTCAAGATATGAAAAAGTAATTATCAACCAAATCGTTGATAGAAGATCATCTTCAAAACGATCTACTGGTATGCTATCAAACTTAGATCATAAAGGAATGAAAAACTTATTAGGAGAAAGAGTAATTGATAGAATGAGATTAGGTAATAGTTTATGGTTAACTTTTGAATGGGAAAGCTATAGACAATATGTCAAAGGCGATGAATACTAA
- a CDS encoding co-chaperone GroES, whose translation MKIRPLHDRVLVKRQEAESKSAGGIVLTGSAASKSNRGTVTAVGNGRILDNGNIKPLDVKVGDIVIFNEGYGAKTEKIDNEELLILTESDILAIVE comes from the coding sequence ATGAAAATTCGTCCGTTGCATGATCGTGTACTTGTAAAACGTCAAGAAGCAGAATCAAAATCTGCCGGTGGTATTGTTCTTACAGGATCTGCTGCCAGCAAGTCAAACCGAGGCACAGTTACAGCAGTTGGTAATGGTCGTATTCTGGATAATGGAAATATTAAACCATTAGATGTGAAAGTTGGAGATATTGTAATTTTTAACGAAGGTTATGGTGCAAAAACAGAAAAAATTGATAACGAAGAATTATTAATTTTAACTGAAAGTGACATTTTAGCGATTGTTGAATAG